The following proteins are encoded in a genomic region of Thioclava nitratireducens:
- the argH gene encoding argininosuccinate lyase, which translates to MTDQTDENKSSNAMWGGRFAAGPDAIMEAINASIGYDQRLYAQDIRGSRAHAAMLAAQGIISDKDAEAIGEGLLTVLSEIEAGGFPFSTALEDIHMNVEARLKEVIGEPAGRLHTARSRNDQVATDFRLWVREQCDAAISGLDTLIRAALTRAEEGADWVMPGFTHLQTAQPVTFGHHMMAYVEMFARDKSRFIDARKRMNESPLGAAALAGTGFPIDRHATAEALGFDRPMANSLDAVSDRDFALEFLSASAICAVHMSRLAEELVIWSSAQFRFVAMSDKWSTGSSIMPQKRNPDAAELIRAKIGRILGASVALFTVMKGLPLAYSKDMQEDKEQVFDAADNLMLALAAMAGMIGDMTVNADKLEAAASGGFSTATDLADWLVREAGLPFRDAHHVTGSLVAMAEERGCDLPDLSLEQMQSVNPAITESVFDVLGVHNSVASRQSYGGTAPDQVRAQVARWKELLG; encoded by the coding sequence ATGACCGATCAGACCGACGAGAACAAGTCCTCCAACGCGATGTGGGGCGGGCGTTTCGCCGCGGGGCCTGATGCGATCATGGAGGCGATCAACGCCTCGATCGGGTATGATCAGCGGCTCTACGCGCAGGACATCCGCGGCAGCCGGGCCCACGCCGCGATGCTCGCTGCGCAGGGCATCATCAGCGACAAGGATGCCGAGGCGATCGGGGAAGGTTTGCTCACCGTCTTGTCCGAGATCGAAGCGGGCGGCTTTCCGTTCTCTACCGCGCTCGAAGACATCCACATGAATGTCGAGGCGCGGCTGAAAGAGGTCATTGGCGAACCGGCGGGGCGGCTGCACACGGCGCGGTCGCGCAACGATCAGGTCGCGACCGATTTCCGCCTCTGGGTGCGCGAACAATGCGACGCCGCGATCTCGGGTCTCGACACGCTGATCCGCGCCGCGCTGACCCGGGCCGAGGAAGGCGCCGATTGGGTCATGCCCGGCTTCACCCATCTGCAGACCGCGCAGCCGGTGACTTTCGGCCACCACATGATGGCCTATGTCGAGATGTTCGCGCGCGACAAATCCCGGTTCATTGATGCGCGCAAACGGATGAACGAATCTCCTCTAGGGGCGGCGGCGCTTGCTGGCACAGGTTTCCCGATCGACCGTCATGCGACGGCCGAGGCGCTCGGTTTCGATCGGCCGATGGCGAACTCGCTCGATGCGGTGTCGGATCGCGATTTCGCGCTGGAGTTCCTGTCGGCCTCTGCGATTTGCGCGGTGCACATGTCGCGCCTTGCCGAAGAACTGGTGATCTGGTCCTCCGCGCAGTTTCGTTTCGTCGCGATGTCGGACAAGTGGTCGACGGGCTCGTCGATCATGCCGCAGAAACGCAACCCGGACGCGGCAGAACTGATCCGCGCCAAAATCGGACGCATCCTCGGGGCGTCGGTCGCGCTGTTCACCGTGATGAAAGGGCTGCCGCTCGCCTATTCCAAGGATATGCAGGAAGACAAGGAACAGGTCTTCGACGCCGCCGACAACCTGATGCTCGCGCTCGCCGCGATGGCCGGGATGATCGGCGACATGACCGTCAATGCCGACAAGCTGGAGGCCGCGGCCTCGGGCGGGTTCTCCACCGCGACTGATCTGGCCGACTGGCTGGTGCGCGAGGCGGGGCTACCGTTCCGCGACGCTCACCATGTCACCGGTTCGCTCGTCGCGATGGCCGAGGAGCGGGGCTGCGATCTGCCCGATCTGAGCCTCGAGCAGATGCAATCGGTCAACCCGGCGATCACCGAGAGCGTGTTCGACGTGCTCGGGGTTCACAACTCGGTCGCCTCGCGTCAGTCTTACGGGGGCACCGCGCCCGACCAGGTGCGCGCGCAGGTCGCCCGCTGGAAGGAACTGCTTGGATGA
- a CDS encoding acetyl-CoA C-acetyltransferase yields the protein MTNVVIVSAARTPVGSFLGAFANTPAHDLGAAVIEAVVARAGIEKSDVSETILGQVLTAGQGQNPARQAHINAGLPIESAAWSINQVCGSGLRTVALGAQHIMCGDADIVVAGGQESMSLSPHVAHLRAGQKMGDMKMIDSMIKDGLWDAFNGYHMGQTAENVATQWQISREQQDEFALASQNKAEAAQKAGKFADEIAPFTVKTRKGDIVVDQDEYIRHGATIENMQKLRPAFTKDGSVTAGNASGINDGAAAVLLMSEEEAEKRGLTPLARIASYATAGLDPSIMGCGPIPSSRKALEKAGWKASDLDLIEANEAFAAQACAVNKDMGWDVSKVNVNGGAIAIGHPIGASGARILNTLLFEMKRQGAKKGLATLCIGGGMGVAMCIEGL from the coding sequence ATGACCAATGTCGTCATCGTCTCGGCCGCGCGCACGCCCGTCGGCTCGTTTTTGGGCGCGTTCGCCAATACGCCCGCACATGACCTCGGCGCCGCCGTGATCGAGGCCGTCGTCGCCCGCGCCGGGATCGAGAAGTCCGATGTGTCCGAAACGATCCTCGGTCAGGTGCTGACCGCGGGCCAAGGCCAGAACCCCGCCCGCCAAGCCCATATCAACGCGGGCCTGCCGATCGAAAGCGCCGCCTGGTCCATCAACCAGGTCTGCGGCTCGGGCCTGCGCACCGTTGCGCTCGGCGCCCAGCATATCATGTGCGGCGATGCCGATATCGTCGTAGCCGGCGGTCAGGAAAGCATGTCGCTCAGCCCCCATGTCGCGCATCTGCGCGCGGGCCAGAAGATGGGCGACATGAAGATGATCGACTCGATGATCAAGGACGGGCTGTGGGACGCGTTCAACGGCTACCACATGGGCCAGACCGCCGAGAATGTCGCGACCCAGTGGCAGATTTCGCGCGAGCAGCAGGACGAATTCGCGCTCGCCTCGCAGAACAAGGCGGAAGCCGCGCAGAAGGCGGGTAAGTTCGCCGACGAGATCGCACCCTTCACCGTGAAGACGCGCAAGGGCGACATCGTCGTGGATCAGGACGAATATATCCGCCACGGCGCGACCATCGAGAACATGCAGAAGCTGCGCCCCGCCTTCACCAAGGACGGCTCGGTGACCGCGGGCAACGCGAGCGGCATCAACGACGGCGCGGCAGCAGTGCTGTTGATGTCGGAAGAAGAGGCCGAGAAGCGCGGCCTCACGCCGCTGGCCCGCATCGCGTCCTACGCGACCGCCGGCCTCGACCCGTCGATCATGGGCTGCGGTCCGATCCCCTCCTCTCGCAAAGCGCTGGAAAAAGCGGGCTGGAAAGCCTCCGATCTCGACCTGATCGAGGCAAACGAAGCCTTCGCGGCGCAAGCTTGCGCCGTGAACAAGGATATGGGCTGGGATGTCAGCAAGGTGAACGTCAACGGCGGCGCCATCGCCATCGGCCACCCGATCGGCGCAAGCGGCGCGCGAATCCTCAACACCCTGCTCTTCGAGATGAAGCGCCAAGGCGCGAAAAAAGGCCTCGCCACGCTCTGCATTGGCGGCGGCATGGGCGTCGCAATGTGTATTGAAGGCCTCTAA
- a CDS encoding PAS domain-containing protein, with the protein MGQPEMRGTSEVPFALEELFYSRTDTRGVIQSGNEIFRRTAGFEWSEMIGAPHKIVRHPDTPRAVFRVLWDAIKEGYPMGAYVKNRAKGGGWYWVFAVVMPIESGYVSVRLKPTSDLSDRIHSFYRELSARERAEALDPGESAGLLRDFAERGGYSNYTAFMAYALALELTERDRRLGRTADENTRMLAELNTAMGRLTKEQFGLLRSFEALQSVPNNMRIVASRLEPSGGPVSAISENYKASSAVISERLRKFVAGRDNLCGQMAYQVARAVFQLGCARVLNEMSENFMGEEAQPSQPREGHTRDEERTLLQSLVVRGTADANAAMRQAAELADDMMDQSRDLRRQLLGLDTIRVLGRVECGRMRDTNGGLAATIDQLDSFHDDIKGRLEAILSLSEEIEHWLGRYLRAERTAA; encoded by the coding sequence ATGGGGCAGCCGGAAATGCGCGGCACCAGCGAGGTGCCTTTCGCGCTGGAAGAATTGTTCTACTCGCGCACCGACACGCGCGGTGTGATCCAATCGGGTAACGAAATTTTTCGCCGCACCGCGGGCTTCGAGTGGTCCGAGATGATCGGTGCCCCGCATAAGATCGTGCGCCACCCCGATACGCCGCGCGCGGTGTTCCGGGTGCTGTGGGATGCGATCAAAGAGGGCTATCCCATGGGCGCCTATGTGAAAAACAGGGCGAAAGGTGGCGGTTGGTACTGGGTGTTCGCGGTCGTCATGCCAATCGAGAGCGGTTATGTTTCCGTCCGGCTGAAGCCGACGAGCGACCTCTCCGATCGGATTCATTCATTCTATCGCGAGCTCTCTGCGCGCGAGCGGGCAGAGGCCCTCGACCCGGGGGAGAGCGCGGGTCTGCTGCGCGATTTCGCAGAGCGGGGCGGCTACTCCAACTACACTGCCTTCATGGCCTATGCTCTGGCGCTTGAACTGACCGAACGGGATCGCCGCCTCGGTCGAACTGCCGATGAGAATACGCGGATGCTGGCCGAGTTGAACACCGCGATGGGGCGGCTAACGAAGGAACAATTCGGACTTTTGCGCAGTTTCGAGGCGTTGCAATCCGTGCCCAACAATATGCGGATTGTTGCTTCGCGGTTGGAACCATCCGGGGGGCCTGTGTCTGCAATCTCGGAAAATTACAAAGCCTCGTCTGCCGTTATATCGGAACGGCTGCGCAAATTCGTCGCCGGCCGCGACAATCTTTGTGGCCAGATGGCCTACCAGGTTGCGCGCGCCGTGTTCCAACTAGGATGCGCTCGTGTCCTCAACGAGATGAGCGAAAATTTCATGGGCGAAGAGGCGCAGCCTAGCCAACCTCGCGAAGGTCATACCCGAGACGAGGAGCGCACATTGCTTCAGTCTCTCGTCGTCAGGGGCACTGCCGATGCGAATGCCGCGATGCGCCAAGCGGCAGAACTCGCTGACGATATGATGGACCAAAGTCGAGATCTTCGTCGCCAGTTGCTCGGGCTCGACACGATCCGGGTTCTCGGGCGGGTCGAGTGCGGGCGCATGCGGGATACCAACGGTGGGCTCGCGGCCACAATAGACCAGCTCGACAGCTTCCATGACGACATCAAGGGACGGCTCGAGGCTATCCTTTCTCTATCCGAAGAGATCGAGCATTGGCTAGGGCGCTACCTCCGAGCCGAAAGAACCGCGGCATGA
- a CDS encoding EAL domain-containing protein translates to MPVHRDEDSPLSVAAAEQRRQSITMVHAAIDRHDVMLAFQPVIQTCRPDRPAFYEGLIRVLDDRGRIIPAKDFMEAIERTEVGRKLDCLSLELGLKALLGQPDLRLSVNMSARSIGYAPWTKVLNRCLALDETVADRLILEITESSAMEMPELVSIFMEDLQARGVSFALDDFGAGYTSFRYLRDFYFDIIKVDGQFIRGISHDPDNQALTKSLLDVARHFEMFTIAEAVESLEDAEYLASLGIDCMQGYYFGAPTIHPPWSQTPEPQRRRA, encoded by the coding sequence ATGCCCGTGCATCGTGACGAAGACAGCCCACTGAGCGTCGCGGCTGCGGAGCAAAGACGACAGTCCATTACCATGGTGCACGCGGCGATCGATAGGCACGACGTCATGCTGGCCTTTCAACCCGTAATCCAAACCTGTCGTCCCGACCGTCCTGCCTTCTATGAAGGGCTGATCCGTGTGCTCGACGACCGCGGGCGGATTATCCCGGCCAAAGATTTCATGGAGGCGATCGAACGCACGGAGGTCGGGCGAAAGCTCGACTGCCTCTCGCTCGAACTCGGTTTAAAGGCGCTTCTCGGGCAACCGGATCTGCGCCTTTCGGTCAACATGTCGGCGCGCTCTATCGGCTACGCGCCGTGGACCAAGGTGCTCAATCGCTGCCTCGCACTCGATGAAACGGTCGCCGATCGCCTCATACTCGAAATTACCGAAAGCTCGGCCATGGAAATGCCTGAGCTGGTCAGCATCTTCATGGAGGACCTGCAGGCCCGAGGTGTCAGTTTCGCGCTCGACGATTTCGGGGCGGGCTACACCTCCTTCCGCTACCTTAGGGATTTCTACTTCGACATCATCAAGGTCGACGGTCAGTTCATTCGCGGCATCTCCCACGATCCGGACAATCAGGCGTTGACGAAATCGCTGCTCGATGTAGCGCGCCATTTTGAGATGTTCACGATCGCCGAAGCGGTCGAGTCGCTGGAGGATGCCGAATATCTGGCGAGCCTCGGCATCGATTGCATGCAGGGCTATTACTTTGGCGCGCCGACGATCCACCCTCCGTGGAGCCAGACGCCCGAGCCGCAGAGGAGGCGCGCATGA
- the lysA gene encoding diaminopimelate decarboxylase, with translation MDHFLYRDGVLHAEDVPIPEIAAAVGTPFYVYSTATLERHFKLFEEALGWTEHLICFAIKSNSNLAVLKVLGDLGAGMDVVSGGEYRRARAAGVPGERVVFSGVGKTREEIAYVLENGIRQFNVESEPELLAISEIAASMGVTAPIALRVNPDVDAKTHEKIATGKSENKFGIPIAKARAVYAEAAKLPGIDVVGIDVHIGSQLTDLEPFEAAFLKVRELTETLRADGHDIRRLDLGGGLGIPYERSNSAPPLPIEYGQVIQRTVGDLGCEIQIEPGRLISGNAGLLVSSVIWLKEGEGRDFLILDAAMNDLVRPSMYGAYHDIVPVLEPEPGTDSAPYDIVGPVCETGDTFAKARNLTPLGPGDLVAFRSAGAYGAVMSSEYNSRPLIPEVLVRGGEFALIRARPSFEEMLSRDTIPEWL, from the coding sequence ATGGATCATTTCCTTTATCGCGACGGCGTCCTTCATGCAGAGGATGTGCCGATCCCCGAGATTGCGGCGGCCGTGGGCACGCCGTTCTACGTCTATTCGACCGCCACGCTGGAGAGGCATTTCAAGCTGTTCGAAGAGGCGCTTGGCTGGACCGAACACCTGATCTGCTTCGCGATCAAGTCGAACTCGAACCTCGCCGTACTGAAGGTGCTGGGCGATCTCGGCGCGGGGATGGACGTGGTTTCGGGCGGTGAATATCGCCGTGCGCGGGCGGCTGGCGTGCCGGGCGAGCGGGTGGTGTTCTCGGGCGTGGGCAAGACCCGCGAGGAGATCGCCTACGTTCTCGAAAACGGCATCCGCCAGTTCAATGTCGAATCCGAGCCGGAGCTACTGGCGATTTCCGAGATTGCCGCGTCGATGGGCGTGACCGCGCCGATCGCGCTGCGGGTGAACCCGGATGTCGACGCGAAGACCCATGAGAAGATCGCGACCGGGAAATCCGAGAACAAGTTCGGCATCCCGATCGCCAAGGCGCGCGCGGTCTATGCCGAGGCTGCGAAGCTGCCGGGCATCGATGTCGTCGGCATCGATGTGCATATCGGCTCGCAGCTGACCGATCTGGAGCCGTTCGAGGCGGCTTTTCTGAAGGTCCGCGAACTGACCGAGACGTTGCGCGCGGATGGCCATGATATCCGTCGGCTGGACCTCGGTGGCGGCTTGGGCATTCCCTATGAGCGCTCTAACTCCGCGCCGCCGCTGCCCATCGAATACGGGCAGGTGATCCAGCGCACCGTGGGCGATCTGGGCTGCGAGATCCAAATCGAACCGGGCCGCCTGATCTCGGGCAATGCCGGGCTGCTGGTCTCCTCGGTGATCTGGCTGAAAGAGGGAGAGGGACGCGATTTCCTCATTCTCGACGCAGCGATGAACGACCTCGTGCGGCCCTCGATGTATGGCGCCTATCACGATATTGTCCCGGTGCTCGAACCAGAGCCGGGCACCGACTCCGCGCCTTACGACATCGTCGGCCCGGTATGCGAGACCGGCGACACCTTCGCCAAGGCGCGCAACCTGACACCGCTGGGCCCGGGCGATCTGGTCGCCTTCCGCTCGGCGGGGGCCTACGGCGCGGTCATGTCGTCGGAATACAATTCCCGCCCGCTGATCCCCGAGGTTCTGGTGCGGGGGGGCGAATTCGCTCTCATTCGTGCAAGACCGAGCTTTGAGGAAATGCTCTCCCGCGATACGATCCCGGAGTGGCTCTGA
- a CDS encoding beta-ketoacyl-ACP reductase: MSRVALVTGGSRGIGAAISKALQAAGYTVVANYAGNDEAAAKFTEETGIKTYKWSVADYDACAAGIEQIESEVGPIDVLINNAGITRDAPFHKMTREQWSEVIDTNLSGIFNMTHPLWTKMRERKFGRVVNISSINGQKGQFAQANYSAAKAGDLGFTKALAQEGARAGITVNAICPGYIATEMVMAVPEKVRESIIGQIPVGRLGEPEEIARCVVFLVSDDAGFITGSTITANGGQYFI; the protein is encoded by the coding sequence ATGTCGAGAGTTGCATTGGTCACCGGCGGATCGCGCGGCATTGGCGCGGCGATCTCGAAGGCGCTTCAGGCGGCGGGCTACACGGTCGTCGCGAACTATGCCGGCAATGACGAGGCTGCGGCCAAGTTCACCGAGGAAACGGGGATCAAGACCTACAAGTGGTCGGTCGCCGATTACGACGCCTGCGCGGCGGGCATCGAGCAGATCGAATCCGAAGTCGGCCCGATCGACGTTTTGATCAACAACGCCGGCATCACGCGTGACGCGCCCTTCCACAAGATGACCCGCGAGCAGTGGAGCGAGGTGATCGACACCAACCTCAGCGGCATCTTCAACATGACCCATCCGCTCTGGACGAAGATGCGCGAGCGCAAGTTTGGCCGCGTCGTGAACATCTCCTCGATCAACGGCCAGAAGGGCCAGTTCGCGCAGGCGAACTACTCGGCAGCGAAGGCGGGCGATCTGGGTTTCACCAAAGCTCTGGCGCAGGAAGGCGCCCGCGCAGGCATCACGGTGAACGCGATCTGCCCCGGCTATATCGCAACCGAAATGGTCATGGCGGTGCCGGAGAAGGTGCGTGAGTCGATCATCGGCCAGATCCCGGTCGGGCGTCTGGGCGAGCCCGAAGAGATCGCGCGCTGCGTGGTCTTCCTCGTCTCCGACGATGCGGGCTTCATCACCGGCTCGACGATCACCGCGAATGGCGGTCAGTATTTCATCTGA
- a CDS encoding DUF4175 domain-containing protein, protein MPVRNWFSKASRDTATKEDGQAALAPLARPILLTHAGMILERGLAAFWPLLSVLALIATAIAFALPAYLGPGGRWFWLVALIASLVALGWGAWRMRWPRRTDAIARLDATLPGRPLSALTDEMALGRNDPAARALWMAHLRRMAKAAQAARAPRPKPDLARRDPYALRLTALTALVVAVIFGVPQRLLHPTEGLPTPAGSAEAAMGPSWEGWAAPPRYTGKPGLYLNKVEGDELIVPEGTRFSIRLYGSSGAIGFSESVSNPAALPEQGAAQTASGIETHEFEAVRDGLLEFKGPAARRFNVVVRPDEAPSVALAGTPDRRADGKLSLPFTAQDDYAVTKGHAVISLDLAKVDRRYGLEIPPEPRDDLIYDLPLPISGSRADFTESLVEDAAKHPWANLPVKLTLDVEDGRGQTGTSGTQEIILPGKRFFDPLAAALIEVRRDLLWSRDNRGYADQLLRAISNRHEGFIKREEVYLMIRLVIGRLDDPDLSPEARDEIAEALWKMAELVEDGGLADALAAMQKAQEKLSEAIRNGASKDEIAKLMQELKQATDNYIRMLAERSQQQDQGPQFGQQPQQGQQITGDQIQQMMDQIQKLMEEGRMAEAQELLDQLSRMMENLKVQQGQNGQGDMPGGQAMRDMQDTLRKQQELSDDAFRNLQDQFMTPEERQQQAENGQQGQQGQQGQQGQQQGQQGQQGQQGEQGQQGQGQQPGNQPGQGQDGQAQRDGQGQGDQPGMNGGQGGVDGQSLADRQRALRRELDRQRGLLPGFGNEAGQQAEKRFDDAGRAMDQAEQALRQGDNSAAIDRQADAIEALREGMRALGEAMRNEQARRDGQQPGQQGNQQAGQPGQLGGREMPRDPLGRAQGEGNQLGTDRQMLNGEDVYRRAQDLLDEIRRRSADRLRPEEELDYLKRLLDQFSNSG, encoded by the coding sequence ATGCCGGTCAGGAACTGGTTCAGCAAAGCTTCGCGCGATACCGCGACGAAGGAGGACGGGCAGGCCGCTCTGGCCCCGCTCGCCCGGCCTATTTTGCTGACCCATGCCGGGATGATCCTCGAGCGAGGGCTGGCCGCCTTCTGGCCGCTTCTCTCCGTTCTCGCGCTGATCGCCACCGCCATCGCCTTCGCCCTGCCCGCCTATCTGGGGCCGGGCGGGCGTTGGTTCTGGCTGGTCGCGCTGATCGCGTCGCTCGTGGCTTTGGGCTGGGGCGCGTGGCGGATGCGTTGGCCGCGCCGGACCGATGCGATCGCGCGTCTCGATGCGACGTTGCCGGGCCGCCCACTTTCCGCGCTGACCGACGAAATGGCGCTGGGGCGGAACGATCCCGCAGCCCGCGCGCTCTGGATGGCGCATCTGCGGCGCATGGCGAAAGCCGCGCAAGCCGCCCGCGCGCCGCGACCGAAACCCGATCTCGCTCGCCGTGATCCTTATGCGCTGCGTTTGACTGCGCTCACGGCCTTGGTCGTCGCGGTGATCTTCGGGGTGCCGCAGCGTCTGTTGCATCCGACCGAGGGGCTGCCGACGCCTGCAGGCTCTGCCGAGGCCGCGATGGGACCGAGCTGGGAAGGCTGGGCCGCGCCGCCGCGCTATACCGGCAAGCCGGGGCTCTATCTGAACAAGGTCGAGGGCGACGAACTGATCGTGCCCGAGGGCACCCGTTTCTCGATCCGGCTGTACGGCTCTTCCGGCGCGATCGGCTTTTCCGAGAGCGTTTCGAATCCGGCCGCGCTGCCCGAGCAGGGTGCGGCGCAGACCGCCAGCGGCATCGAGACCCACGAATTCGAAGCGGTTCGCGACGGGCTTTTGGAGTTCAAGGGCCCCGCCGCGCGCCGCTTCAATGTGGTGGTGCGCCCCGACGAGGCGCCCTCGGTCGCGCTGGCCGGTACCCCCGACCGCCGCGCCGATGGTAAGCTGAGCCTGCCCTTCACCGCGCAGGACGACTACGCCGTGACCAAGGGCCATGCGGTGATCTCGCTCGATCTGGCGAAGGTCGATCGCCGCTACGGCCTGGAGATCCCGCCCGAGCCGCGCGACGATCTGATCTATGATCTGCCGCTGCCGATTTCCGGCTCGCGCGCCGATTTCACCGAGAGCCTTGTCGAGGATGCCGCGAAGCATCCTTGGGCGAACCTGCCGGTGAAGCTTACGCTCGATGTCGAGGACGGGCGCGGCCAGACCGGCACCTCCGGCACGCAGGAAATCATCCTGCCCGGCAAGCGCTTCTTCGACCCGCTCGCCGCCGCGCTGATTGAGGTGCGCCGCGATCTTCTGTGGTCGCGCGACAACCGCGGCTATGCCGATCAGCTTCTCCGCGCGATCTCGAACCGGCACGAGGGCTTCATCAAGCGCGAGGAGGTGTATCTGATGATCCGCCTCGTGATCGGGCGGCTCGACGATCCCGACCTGTCCCCCGAGGCCCGCGACGAGATCGCCGAGGCGCTGTGGAAGATGGCGGAGCTTGTCGAAGATGGCGGCTTGGCCGATGCGTTGGCCGCGATGCAGAAGGCGCAGGAGAAGCTTTCCGAAGCGATCCGCAACGGGGCCTCCAAGGACGAAATCGCCAAGCTCATGCAGGAGCTGAAACAGGCCACCGACAATTACATCCGCATGCTCGCCGAACGCTCGCAACAGCAGGATCAGGGTCCGCAATTTGGGCAGCAGCCGCAGCAGGGCCAGCAGATAACCGGCGACCAGATCCAGCAGATGATGGACCAGATCCAGAAGCTGATGGAGGAAGGCCGGATGGCCGAGGCGCAGGAATTGCTCGATCAGCTCTCGCGGATGATGGAGAACCTCAAGGTCCAGCAGGGCCAGAATGGTCAGGGCGACATGCCCGGCGGTCAGGCGATGCGCGACATGCAGGACACCTTGCGCAAGCAGCAGGAGCTTTCGGACGACGCGTTCCGCAACCTGCAGGACCAGTTCATGACGCCCGAGGAGCGCCAGCAGCAGGCCGAGAACGGTCAGCAGGGCCAGCAAGGTCAGCAAGGGCAACAGGGTCAGCAGCAAGGTCAGCAGGGGCAACAAGGCCAGCAGGGTGAGCAAGGCCAACAAGGTCAGGGCCAGCAGCCCGGCAACCAGCCCGGCCAAGGCCAGGACGGACAAGCGCAGCGCGACGGTCAGGGGCAGGGCGACCAGCCCGGCATGAACGGCGGGCAGGGCGGTGTGGACGGCCAGAGCCTCGCGGATCGCCAACGTGCGCTCCGCCGCGAACTCGACCGCCAGCGCGGGCTGCTGCCGGGCTTTGGCAACGAGGCGGGCCAGCAGGCCGAGAAGCGTTTCGACGACGCCGGGCGCGCGATGGATCAGGCCGAGCAGGCCCTGCGCCAGGGCGACAATTCGGCGGCGATCGACCGTCAGGCCGACGCGATCGAGGCGCTGCGCGAAGGGATGCGCGCGTTGGGCGAGGCGATGCGCAACGAACAGGCGCGCCGCGACGGTCAGCAGCCCGGCCAGCAGGGCAATCAGCAGGCGGGCCAACCTGGACAACTCGGTGGGCGCGAGATGCCACGCGATCCGCTGGGCCGGGCGCAGGGCGAGGGCAACCAGCTCGGCACGGATCGTCAGATGCTCAACGGCGAGGATGTCTATCGCCGGGCGCAGGACCTGCTCGATGAAATCCGGCGCCGCTCGGCCGATCGTCTGCGCCCCGAGGAAGAACTGGATTACCTCAAGCGGCTGCTCGATCAGTTCTCGAATTCGGGCTGA
- a CDS encoding TlpA family protein disulfide reductase, translating into MLRFLVLYTALALGANVAQAADLDAIKSGQMESLVTYDEPLPLPPFTVTDESGDEHSMKDFEGKVVLINFWATWCPPCREEMPSLNALQKEFGEDGFQVMTIATGGSNSPEKVAAFFDKEGIDVLPRFHDDANFAARAMGVLGLPVSVLVDKNGHEVARMIGGAEWDSPEAKKVIQALIDED; encoded by the coding sequence ATGTTACGGTTTCTCGTCCTTTATACGGCGCTGGCGCTGGGTGCAAATGTTGCGCAGGCCGCGGATCTCGATGCGATTAAATCGGGGCAGATGGAATCCCTCGTTACCTATGACGAACCGCTGCCGCTGCCGCCCTTCACGGTGACCGATGAAAGCGGCGACGAGCATTCGATGAAAGATTTCGAAGGCAAGGTTGTGCTGATCAATTTCTGGGCGACGTGGTGTCCGCCCTGCCGCGAGGAGATGCCTTCGCTGAATGCGCTGCAAAAAGAGTTCGGCGAAGATGGGTTTCAGGTGATGACGATCGCCACGGGCGGATCGAACTCGCCCGAGAAAGTCGCCGCCTTCTTCGATAAGGAAGGCATAGACGTCTTGCCCCGTTTCCACGACGATGCCAATTTCGCCGCCCGCGCGATGGGGGTGCTGGGCCTGCCGGTTTCGGTCCTGGTCGACAAGAACGGCCACGAGGTTGCACGAATGATCGGCGGGGCGGAATGGGATTCGCCCGAGGCGAAGAAGGTCATTCAGGCATTGATCGACGAGGATTGA